From a single Artemia franciscana chromosome 9, ASM3288406v1, whole genome shotgun sequence genomic region:
- the LOC136031087 gene encoding keratin-associated protein 6-2-like has translation MIRLLIKVGFLFSLACVTAADEIQNQERDDILRLGLLLSSLTEGIWGFDNEVGESYEIVNNSPSKTGQSYGALGSRPLGLQSGNWQSFATPYGVGQGYGMSFDLAPGYAKPFELGLEYGRPLGLSYGKPPVFGLVSAKPFGLGQGYGRPLVQMYGKPQGFGLGYGKPQIFGQSYGKPLGYAYGGFGKPGFGYGFSKPQFLPRPFQYMQYGLINRPYL, from the exons ATGATCAGGTTATTAATAAAG gtggggTTTCTTTTCTCACTGGCCTGTGTCACAGCTGCTGATGAAATTCAAAACCAAGAGAGAGATGATATACTACGTCTGGGACTCCTCCTGAGCTCATTAACTGAAGGCATATGGGGGTTTGATAATGAAGTTGGAGAAAGCTACGAAATAGTTAACAATTCTCCATCAAAAACTGGACAAAGCTATGGAGCCTTAGGAAGCCGTCCGCTAGGGCTTCAATCTGGAAATTGGCAAAGCTTTGCGACGCCATATGGAGTAGGACAGGGATATGGAATGTCATTTGACCTAGCGCCAGGCTATGCAAAGCCATTTGAACTTGGGCTGGAGTATGGAAGGCCACTGGGACTTTCTTATGGAAAGCCACCAGTATTTGGACTGGTCTCTGCAAAGCCATTTGGACTTGGACAAGGGTACGGAAGACCATTAGTACAGATGTACGGAAAGCCACAGGGATTTGGACTGGGCTATGGAAAGCCACAAATATTTGGACAGAGTTACGGAAAGCCACTGGGATATGCGTATGGAGGATTCGGAAAGCCTGGGTTTGGATATGGATTTTCGAAACCACAATTTCTTCCGCGGCCTTTTCAGTATATGCAATACGGGCTTATCAATAGAccctatttataa